GGTTTACCTTCTGACTAGTTGTACATTTTCTGTGTGGCTTGTTACACAAACAGGTGTGTGGTGATTATCTACTCTAGACTTCTCCTCAGATCTCGATCCAGTGCTAGAGTACACGTGTCCTAGGGTGAGAcaattggctaacagctagacTGGTGTTGCACAATGGAGGCAAGCGGTTATGGTATTGAGGGTAGAAACAGAGCCTCGGCAGCTGAGCCCGGTACCTTGACATCCAGAAACGCTCTTTACACCGAGACCAAGCAACTCATACAAGGGTATCTAGACGAGTTCACGGGACTTGTTAAACCGAGATGGAATGAAAGCATAGCTCTGTCTACTATGAAAAGGGTTGTGGCTGGCATTTTGGAGCACTACagatatgaatacaatggtgggTATTGGTGTATAGCCTACAAATGACCGTTGTGACTGCTCGTAAGGGGTTTAACATGTTTGTGATCTGAACCCTTAGATCTGGTAAAGCAAGCATTGGAGCATTGGACCAGAAATGGTGACATAGGGTTTGTCAGCGAGATAGCTGTGAACATGTTCAATGATGGGACCACACATTGGGGCCGTATTGCCAGCTTGATAGCATTCGGTGCCGCTTTGTCTCTGCGCTTTAATGAGATTGGCAGAGAGGACTGTGTGGGGCTAGTGGGAGAAGAAATCTCCCTGTACCTGCTGACCGCGCAGACGGACTGGCTCGTTGGAAACAACTCCTGGGTAGGTGTacttcatacagtatatctgagCAATTCTACCCTTGCCACTCTGATGAGTATCTAAAGTTTATTTCAAATCTTTCTTTCCAGAATGGCTTTGTGGAGTTCTATCGGGTAGCGGACCAGCAGACTACTTGGACAAACATACTCCTCTGGGCTGCTGGATGTGCTGGCATTGCGGCAGCTCTGACCTTGTTCATCAAGTGAAAGCTATAACTAATTATTGGGTGTTTCTTGTCTCTGATTGGAATAATAAACAGTTGAACAAGTGTGTTTGTTGTCATTTATTGTCAATGTTATACACCACAGTATGCACAGTCGACAAACAGACAAAGACCTATCTCTCACACAGTCATGTCACAGAGTCATCATGATCTCGTCAAGCTGCCTGACCTCATCAGGCATGAATAGTGTTTCTTCGTTTTGGACAAAGTCACACAAGCTCCACACAAACTGACATTGTTGATTATCCACCGGGAAGTTGGTTTTCCAGAGTTCATCGATCTGAAAGTCAAACGGTGCTTCGCTTTGATCAAAGTAACACGTTGTAGCATCATTGGGCACCAGTAAGTCCCATACGGACCAGTTATCCACTGGGACGTTGTCTATTGCGATCTCGTCAAGCTGAACCATCTTGTCCAACAGAACGTCGAACGATGCTTTGCCATGTTCGAAGTCACACGTTGTAGTATTGGCAGGCAACGGTACATCCCATACGGACTGGCGTCCTTGATTATCCCCTGGAAAGTTGTCTATTGCAATCTTGTCCATCCGCACCATCTCGTCGAGCTGAAAGTCAAACAGTTCTTTGCTTCGGTCGAAGCCACATGTTGTAGTATTCTCAGGCACCGGTACGTCCCATGCAGACAGATTATCCACTGGGACGTTGTCTATTGCGATCTCGTCAATCTGAACCATCTCGTCCGACCGAACGTCAAACGATGCTTCGCTTTGTTCGAAGTCACACGTTGTAGTATTGGCAGGCAACGGTACATCCCATTCGGACTGGCATCCCTGACTATCCACAGGGAGGTTGTCTATTGTGATCCCTACGGGCTGAACCGTCTCATCGAACCGAAAGTCAAACGGTGCTTCGCTTTGGTCAAAGTCACACGATGTCGTATTGTCGGACACCGGTAAGTCCCATGCGGACTGGTGCCCTTGATTATCCACTGGAAAGTTGTCTATTGCGATCTCGTCAATCTGAACCATCTCGTCCGACCAAACGTCAAACGATGCTTCGCTTTGTTCGAAGTCACACGTTGTAGTATTGGCAGGCAACGGTACATCCCATTCGGACTGGCATCCCTGACTATCCACAGGGAGGTTGTCTATTGTGATCCCTACGGGCTGAACCATCTCATCGAACCGAAAGTCAAACGGCGCTTCGCTTTGGTCAAAGTCACACGTTGTCGTATTGTCGGACACCGGTAATTCCCATGCGGACTGGTGCCCTTGATTATCCACTGGAAAGTTGTCTATTGTGATCTCGTCAATCTGAACCATCTCGTCCGACCGAACGCCAAACGATGCTTCGCTTTGTTCGAAGTCACACGTTGCAGTATTGGCAAGCAACGGTACATCCCATTCGGACTGGCATCCCTGACTATCCACTGGGAAGATGTCTATTACGATCTCGTCAAGCTGAACCATCTTGTCCAACCAAACGTCAAACGATGCTTGGCTTTGTTGTAAGTCACACGTTGTAGTATTGGCAGGCAACGGTACAGCCCATGCGGACTGGCGTCCTTGATTATCCACTGTAAAGTTGTCTATTGCGGTCTCGTCGAGCTGGAAGTCAAACAGTTCTTTGTTTCGGTCAAAGTCACACGTTCTCGTATTCCCAGGCACCGGCACGTCCCATGCGGACTGGCATTCCTGACTATCCACAGGGAAGTTTTCAGTCGTGATCTCAGCGAACCGCACCATGTCGTCGAACCGAATGTCGAATGGTGCTTCGCTTCGTTCAAAGTCACACGTTGTCGTATCGTCGGGCAACCGTAAGTCCCATGCGGACTGGCGTCCTGGATTAGCCATTGGGATGTTGTCTACTGCAATCCCGTCGTGCTGCACAATATCATAAGGCAGACATAGTCCTTTTGTGCTTTGGTCAATTTTGTATGTTGTAGTATCAGCAGGCACCAGTGAGCCCTGGGACACATAAGTATACCTTGGTAGACGCTCCGATGACAGCTTGACATGCACAAACCAGAAATCAGGTGAGCTGCTCTGGATGATTTTGGAATCCGATCTTGGCACATCACTGTCAAGCGAGATGATCTCATGTGAGCCACTCTGGACACTCTGTAGGTTATGGGAGTTGTCCCAGATGATATCCAACCTCCGGTTCCAGTAGAGCCCCAAATCCAACTGTTGCGCATCGTTGCGATATCTAGACCTTGCCTCTTTTGTGACAACACCGATTACGTTAAGTATGATGAAAATGTCTGCCATGTTTCGACGTGTAATATTTAATTCCTTAGCCAAGTCACATGTGTAGAAAATGCCTGGGTTGTTTCGCACATGCTGGTACACATCGTACATCTGGCGAGTTAGGATGTCCCTGGGGAATCCCAATGTTTCACGATATTTTGTATTACAAGTATATATGTCCACATCTCTATGCAAAAGTCCAATGCCTTCCAGTCCGGAAAGCATTCTGTACGTCCTAAAATAAAGCTTCTTGGTTGTCTTCAGTATAAATCTTACATACCGGGCAGTGAAAGTGTTGCGGGTCTTCATCAGCTCTAGCATCAGTTTAGTAAGTTCGCCCAGAGTAGACATGACTTGTGTGAGTCAGGACCAATTTGATCGTTTAGATACAAGCCTCTTTGGAGGAGTCCTCTTATACTTGGtaaatgcaatatctctgctgACTACACAATAAAGGCTGACCATCCGACCGCTGATGACACTCGGCTACGTTGTGCATGTAGGAAAGACATCAAGTCGGATGTCATATCTGCTTGTGTATGTAGTGTACATGATGGTGGACAACAAAGTCTGAAACGGTTATAAATAAGTGAATACTCTGGCAGTTTATAAGTCATTGTGCCCATAAATACACATGTGACACAACATGTGACTAACCTCTTCTGCTAGCACAAGCCAGTGTAAACTAGCCTTAGACTAAACTAAACTTTCTGCAGAGATGACAGACACAATTGTACAATCCAAGAGGATTCCTTTTATTCAGCTTGATGTACAATATAGTGGCAATACAAACATGCAAGTGTCTGAATAAAAGCCTGTTTGTCTTCTCATCTGTGTATGCTCAGCGTTTCACCCACTACTCCAACCGGAGATGAGCTCACTGGCGTGAGGCAACAGAGAGTACATAACCCAGCATACCCTTCACTGGTTCCCAGACCTTTTCCATGTTACACTCAACAGTTCCCTCCATCCAAACGTGTTTCTTCTTCCTGGAGCACAAAGAGCTAGTCTGGAACCTGGTCTTAGTGTGTAGCATGGCATCCAGAGTCAAAGACCCAAACCCTACTAAGTCTTAACAGTGACAGTAAAAGTGGCAACAGTGGAGCTCCGGAATCTGGAGACGGACACCATGTATCCCAGGGCATGTATAGCAATGCAAGACGAATTCTTCACACGggacaaactaaataaaataaaacatgtcatggaaACAACCTCATCCGTCGCACTCAATTCAGTGATGTGTTTGAATATTTCACTACATTGTTtcagccacaaacacacacacacacacacacacacacacacacacacacacacacacacacacacacacacacacacacacacacacacacacacacacacacacaacacgaaTCAAAAAGCATCCCTCTCTGTTCTCCGTTTCGGTGACTTGGGCTTTGAGGCAGGACATACTCACGTTTTGCCAGCAGGTGCCAGTAACGTGCCATGTATCGaccattaacccttgtgttgtccatcGGTCAAGGG
The nucleotide sequence above comes from Etheostoma spectabile isolate EspeVRDwgs_2016 unplaced genomic scaffold, UIUC_Espe_1.0 scaffold00004438, whole genome shotgun sequence. Encoded proteins:
- the LOC116677137 gene encoding induced myeloid leukemia cell differentiation protein Mcl-1 homolog, which encodes MEASGYGIEGRNRASAAEPGTLTSRNALYTETKQLIQGYLDEFTGLVKPRWNESIALSTMKRVVAGILEHYRYEYNGGYWSLEHWTRNGDIGFVSEIAVNMFNDGTTHWGRIASLIAFGAALSLRFNEIGREDCVGLVGEEISLYLLTAQTDWLVGNNSWNGFVEFYRVADQQTTWTNILLWAAGCAGIAAALTLFIK